In a single window of the Gossypium hirsutum isolate 1008001.06 chromosome A13, Gossypium_hirsutum_v2.1, whole genome shotgun sequence genome:
- the LOC121212248 gene encoding protein FLOURY 1-like isoform X2, protein MMGLLYNIRGKSNDLRGGICSKHDLNEAYDPNITKSIDNCKEILKKDTDFYAKYGVEEGIDEKEKEYCPEDEEFNVMALRKLVKIERRRTKAAYRELEKERTAASSAADEAMAMILRLQNEKSSVEIDANQFKRMAEQKQEYDQQVIESLQWIVMKHESEWSSLENQLQLCKQKLKLYMEDDELDQFEIDSGLGHFHDA, encoded by the exons ATGATGGGTCTTCTCTATAATATAAG AGGGAAATCAAATGATTTGAGAGGTGGGATTTGTTCCAAACATGATCTGAATGAGGCTTATGATCCAAATATTACGAAATCCATAGACAATTGCAAAGAAATCCTCAAAAAAGATACGGATTTTTATGCTAAATATGGTGTGGAAGAGGGCATtgatgaaaaggaaaaagaatattgTCCAGAAGATGAAGAATTTAATGTAATGGCATTGAGGAAATTGGTTAAAATCGAAAGGAGAAGAACAAAAGCTGCTTATCGAGAGCTCGAGAAGGAGAGGACCGCCGCCTCGTCCGCGGCAGACGAGGCGATGGCCATGATTTTGCGGCTCCAGAATGAAAAGAGTTCGGTTGAAATCGATGCTAACCAGTTCAAGAGAATGGCAGAGCAGAAGCAGGAGTATGATCAACAAGTCATTGAATCACTGCAATGGATTGTTATGAAACATGAGTCAGAGTGGAGTTCATTGGAAAACCAGTTGCAGTTGTGCAAGCAGAAGCTGAAGCTTTATATGGAAGATGATGAATTAGACCAATTTGAAATTGATAGTGGCCTCGGCCATTTTCATGATGCTTAA
- the LOC121212248 gene encoding protein FLOURY 1-like isoform X1 yields the protein MQILGRFIFLLLTCSVLELHKRGLQVFVAFVMDCASCLKFLLPGNEFFGFGFLVFGRFSHVFNVLGLVFVFGMGLKFLQFALSNKGIMQFLCDARGKSNDLRGGICSKHDLNEAYDPNITKSIDNCKEILKKDTDFYAKYGVEEGIDEKEKEYCPEDEEFNVMALRKLVKIERRRTKAAYRELEKERTAASSAADEAMAMILRLQNEKSSVEIDANQFKRMAEQKQEYDQQVIESLQWIVMKHESEWSSLENQLQLCKQKLKLYMEDDELDQFEIDSGLGHFHDA from the coding sequence ATGCAGATTCTGGGTCGGTTTATTTTTTTGTTGCTTACCTGCTCTGTTCTTGAGTTGCATAAGAGGGGTTTACAGGTTTTTGTGGCTTTCGTGATGGATTGTGCTTCTTGCTTGAAGTTTCTTCTCCCTGGGAATGAATTTTTCGGATTTGGGTTCCTGGTGTTTGGTCGTTTCTCGCATGTTTTCAATGTATTGGGGCTGGTTTTTGTGTTTGGGATGGGGTTAAAGTTTTTGCAATTTGCTTTGAGCAACAAGGGTATAATGCAATTTTTGTGTGATGCTAGAGGGAAATCAAATGATTTGAGAGGTGGGATTTGTTCCAAACATGATCTGAATGAGGCTTATGATCCAAATATTACGAAATCCATAGACAATTGCAAAGAAATCCTCAAAAAAGATACGGATTTTTATGCTAAATATGGTGTGGAAGAGGGCATtgatgaaaaggaaaaagaatattgTCCAGAAGATGAAGAATTTAATGTAATGGCATTGAGGAAATTGGTTAAAATCGAAAGGAGAAGAACAAAAGCTGCTTATCGAGAGCTCGAGAAGGAGAGGACCGCCGCCTCGTCCGCGGCAGACGAGGCGATGGCCATGATTTTGCGGCTCCAGAATGAAAAGAGTTCGGTTGAAATCGATGCTAACCAGTTCAAGAGAATGGCAGAGCAGAAGCAGGAGTATGATCAACAAGTCATTGAATCACTGCAATGGATTGTTATGAAACATGAGTCAGAGTGGAGTTCATTGGAAAACCAGTTGCAGTTGTGCAAGCAGAAGCTGAAGCTTTATATGGAAGATGATGAATTAGACCAATTTGAAATTGATAGTGGCCTCGGCCATTTTCATGATGCTTAA